ACGAAGCAAAACAGTCAAAAGCTAGCACATGTTTGATGTTAGAATGCAGGTTGTATCGCGGAGAATCTAAGGTATGGAAAATGCTTAGTAGACAAAGTGTTCGTATTTTCCTTTCTGAAAAGCATTTATGtgtgtttattatttaatatttttaaaaaagatacataaatactttttagaaaaaaagaCATAATTTGATTGGTAAGGTAGGGATACTCAGTAATATTAGGGATAAgctcctttaaaaaaatagattccacttaaaaaagtgaattttttacattttttgtggtaacatttctaaaattttatataccatatttttattatattatttaaaatgtgttatatcagaataaaaataaaataaaataaaaatataacgtATGGCGTTACTTTTTATAAGAAGACGCTTACaaaatttgtatatttgttACTTGGGAAAAGCTCTTGGGGATCTCGCTGGAGCATACTGctacctttttttcttcttaataattaagaatttttttttaatattattataaattttttatattttttttaaatattaaaaaataatttaaaaaaatatgaatataaattatttattttttacctaGCGGTGACTCTCAACCGGAGCCGCCACCAACGGTGCCTGTAGCACCGTccttttttacttatatatatatcataaggATAGTGCTAGGGCCACTGCTGGACTCTCGCTaggccaaaatttttttttttatttttgtgttttttctttcacatcatttttttaatgattttaaatatttaaaaaaatataaaaaattcacaataatattaaaaaaatttacattttcctatatcattattcatattaatattttatcgaTCAGATCAATCTTTGCAGGAGCATCTTTGCCTAAAATAAAGGAGAACCACGAGGAGAGATAAAATGAGAAGTCCTCAGCTTTTGGAAGGTCCTTGTGCCGCAATAACTTTTTGCTTTTGGCCCTAATCGATGTCTTATCCTTCctcatatatagaaaaatcaGCCAACgaataaaaaaacagaaactACAACAATaaagaaaaccaaaacaaaattaaaagataatttGTAAGAAATCTTCTTTGTTATTTGGAAGATTAGAAGTCATTAAAGAAAGCAAAGATGATGTGCATCATGCATGACTCCAATCTCTTTCTTGATTCCAAAGAGGTAGGATGACCTTTTGAAAATACTCATATGAATAATGCTATTAATCTTGGCCTCAAATCTCCCAAGATTTGTGACTCAAAACAGATCCacaattatgaaattttttaaggAACTTCTTATGATCATAAGTGGTACTAATTAAGCAACTGGTAACTATTATGGCTCATCAGCAACTAGTAGAATTACAAGGCAAAGTCACTAATCAaaatggatattaaaaaaaaaaaatacatgtcacAGAGAGTtgaaagagaagggaaaaaaaaaaaaaaaaaaaagtctactTTCTTCTTCTAAATCTCATACCACAGTTTGCCCTCAACACTAACAAGTCCACAGTTTCCATTAACACCaagaaccaaaattaaaaaattaaaaaaaaaaaaaaaaacagaagggGGGAAGAACTGTTCATTTCAGACCATTTCCCGGGGTCGAAATTGCCAAATCCGGCCAAGAAAAGCAATCTCCTCCAACAAACCCGGACTGATCACCGTTCTCGAACTGCCACGCGTTTCCCATTCCCGTAGCACCACCATTAGCACCAAAGAAAACACCCGCACCGCCACCATCTCCGACTCCGTTAAAAGGCCAGACCCCTCTGCCGAGCCCGAATCCCATTTCCTCAAACCCGGGACATGAAAGACCAAGTCCGAACCCACCCACCGCCAAAAAAGCAGGCCCCTGAGTGTTCAGCAGCGAAGTGAAACTCCCACAAACGCTCACATTACCCTTCCCGTCACCCCCAAACTGTACTGACGAGCTCTGGTTGGGCGTGAGGGGCAGCAGGAAAGGGGAGGCAGGTAAGGGGTCTACCTGGGAAGTAGCGGTGGAGGCCGTGACGGTGCGAGAGCGCTTGGCGTTCTTGCGGGAGCCGCCGCCAACGGGTATGTCTCGGAGGGTGCCGCCGTGAGTCCAGTAGCGGCGGCAGGACTTGCAGAAGTGGCGGGGCTGAGAGAAGTTGTAGTTGTTGTAGTAACAGAACTTGGTGTTGGTGGAGTCGCAGCGCGGGCACGGAAGTTGTTCTTGTTCCGGTGGTGGGGCTCCGGGGATGTGGGTTGCCTTGGTTTGCCTACGGTGCTCGCCGGAGTCGGAAGACATTTTGGGTGGTTGTGATCAGTTTGTCTGGGTAGCTACGAaaggttgcttttttttttttttggacaagaACGTTGAAGAAGATCAAAAGGATGAGGATGAAGATGGAGAGTAGGATGGCTGGCTTTGGTACTTGCGAGTTTGATGGATGGGAGGGATTTTATGGAGAGAgggatcagagagagagagagtatatgTTGGTGGAGATGGTGCAGGAGCAGCAGCTGTAAACAGGGGACATAATTGAGACGAATAGGAGCTCAGAGTGAGTAGCTTTTACAGTGTTCTGTTAAGCACGACATTTCAGTCGGCTTCAGAAATGTGGTACTGTTTTGGTCGGCTACACAGCTAGATAACAGAGCGGCTCTTGCCCATTTCCTTTATGATTCTCTATTATTAtaccctttttgtttttttcattcttcGTTGGTAGGAATTAGGGAATGCATGCATAGATTCTTCCTTAAATATTTAGCCCCTGAACTACTAGATCCCATAATTTTATAACCAGTATCTGTACTCTGCACTTATTTAAGAATAtcttctatgttttttttttctaattttagaatatttattattatttattcatgtaaaaaattttaatattattaaatgcttAATGAATTTAATTAATGCGTTTAGCTAAGAATTgaatgtaattttataaaaaaataaaaaataacaaatatataaatatatgattagtagctgtgtgtgtgttttttcttCTTGCATGTGTCTTTTACTTTTTCGGCAGATGGAATCTACATTTTCTATTCAAGCGGGCTATATGAGCCAGTTTGTATATGGGAGGTCTAGACTTGTgcacaattttcttctctgcCAAAGGAAAATCTAACTAATTCCACGAAGAAAATCTCGTGGCTGATGCAAATTACCAGAGAAGAAATGCTCCCGCCTATATATGTAGCTGCAAAATGGAAATCATGTAGTAGATAAATAGCAACGTGCGCATGCTCAACGACTAAGGCCTGATCATTATCCTATATATGATGCCATCCATACATTCcaatggaaatatatatatattaaaaataaaattctataaaattattCTCATCAGTCATTATTTATCATTatacatcacatattttataaaaaatatttatatattttatgaaaaacatctctatattttataaaaaatttataagtatATGATATGAAAATACATAGTGGTTGATATATATCACTcctctatttattattattaaataattatttattatttaataataataaatatgttataataaaataaaaataatattaaaataagtagAGTAATTATTCAACAGAAGAACCAATTAGAATAAGTAGAATCTGTGGGTGATATTTTGAGTGGATCCCACTTTGAAATGATTACTTTTGACTGCAAGGATATTACCACTAAGTCTTGTCACCTTACATATTGACAAAATTAGCAAGTATACAGGCAATTTGACCTGTTTCAGTTTATCTaccaaagaataagaataaaaattaaaaattaaataaataaaaataaaagagcaaACACCACATGACCCAATAGAGATCcaaacataaaaggaaaattaggTGCATGCATGCAAGAGGAAAGGGGATATTTTGGATCTTGTAGCATTGGTTTTCTGTTCTTTATTCTCTCGCTTTTTTCTGCAAGAAAGAGAGAATTTGATCCAATAATGGTACATGTTGTTCATCCATCAATGAATGCATGGATCGATGGAAAGGAAGAATTGAAAGGAGGTAGGCGGGCAGAGGGCAACACCtcgtgaaagaagaagaagaagaagaagaaaatgggtGGTGGTGGGGGGAAGTTGAATCAGTTGATAGGGATTGATGGAGTGCGAAGGTTGGTAGGGACAAGACCGACAAAATCATGAATGTCGAGCAGCGTGGAGGTGCAATTATTGGAATTAAGGGTCTCTCGGCCTCTGATTTCGGACGCGTCATGTCCGCATCAGATTCCTCCTCCTCCATCCTCCGTACTCAAtctcttctccttttctttttggcctTTTCTGATCGGACATGATTCCCCACCCGACATTGTTTGGTTTGTCATTTGCTGTACTTTGTCCAATGCGTTGAAATTGCATCCCATGTTGTTTCATTCAGTTCAGCCCCTCCCTTATCCCCttagattataaatatatatatatatatatgtacatgtgtttaatTAGTTTGTGGGTGTGTAAATCCGTAAATGTGTGTTTGTTTTCTATCATGTGCTATGTTAGGAACTAattaatgtttaaatatttctCTCAACAGTTAGACATGTTAGTTGAAAGAAATTTACTTGAGGAAAAAGCACCCCAATGCAAACATAGGTTACTATTTTGAGAGAGTAAGATctaatgttgagatgagataaaaaaaattgtgaaaaataatgaaatggttcgtaaataatagtgaaataatttgaattaagatgttttatagatttttaaaaattaagaaagaaaaagttgaatagaaatactataaagttaaaatattattagaatataattttttaatgttatttttatttaaaaattaaaaaaattaaactattttttgtgttttttttttaagtctaaaaaagttataataattatatgaaaatgttgaaaatttaaaaataaaaaatatgtatttgagAGATATTTGTatattgagataagataaaaccatctcaacatccaaacggcAAGGCGTAAGAAAAAAGTGTTGTTTCTCTATTCAAATTGTGCTTGTTTGTGCATTGGAAGTCAATATATTCTCATATATTAAAAACCAGACGAGAGGAAAATGAGATTCAACTGGTTGGCTATCTACTCTTCTCCAAGAATTGTTTTTCTCTCAATTGAAAACTAGTTTTGTAAGTCCAAAGACGCCTATAAATAATGCAAGTCCAAAAGATGATTTTCCTCTTCCTCACATTGATGTTCTGGTGGACAACACTGCTGGACATgggatgctatcttttataaaTACTTTCTCTTGATATAAGGGGGTTAAGATGGTTGAGGAAGTACGGAGAGATCATGTGTTTATTACCATATCAGGTAGGTAGGAGGGCAGGTTCTATTACAAGATCATGATGCTTTTAGCTTATAAGTTAGATATGAGAAAAGTGAGttgcaagaaagaaagaaaccaaTTACAACAATACCAAATTAAGAAGGGAGGAAAAAGGCTAGAGAGAGGGTAGTTGAAGTAGTTGAGCATTACTTGTTAGTGAGAAAGGTGACTAGTGAGGGATGACCTAACATAACCACCAAAATCTATGACTGTGCTTTATATTATATAACCCTAAGTATCTTAATTatcatataagtatatttgCATGTACATTTGTAGGATTAAACATGGCGCTGGAGAGGTAATTTTGTCTAGTTCAATGAGCAAATCCTTCAACCGGCCGGCATTATATTGAACTGCTAGCTTATAAGGTGATTCCACACGCTCAACCCAATGGATGTTCCCAATGACAAACTTCTGAGCATTACGGCCTATCGGCCACATTTCCGACGATAAACTTCCGAGTATCGAGCTGCATGGCCGGTGAAGTTGGCGGCGTCTGCCATCAAACATATACGTACATGCACGTTGCAAATTTTGCACTATTTATTTAACTAGGCTTGAAGATGCATGGTTGGTTAATTCAATTTACGTACTGCATATGTATTAGTTGGGCCCTCAAGTGGTAGATGATCATTCTAACATCAGTGATACAAAGTCATCTGGGCTTTCAGAAAATCTTTGCTCCAATGGATAGGATTAATGCATGGAAGCGATGATTATAAGTTTGGAGGGCCCGATGCTTTTAGGTctgaaataaataattgaattgagattttttaagaatacctttaatttttaatgaagtgataagaaaatgtgtaaaaattaataaaaaaccatataaattttaaatttgcattTTTCCATTAAAATTGATAATTTTACAACTTAACTTTTCATATATTAGCTAGAATTAAAAGGTGAGGTTAAACTATGGAAACGATCTATATgagaattataaataataataaaacaagacgtattaatatattagctccTTCACAATCTCACATTTATGTTAAGATATATTGAGTCTCTCTCTAAATTTTCATTTGAGTTAGTTCTAACGAGTCAAAACCACCTCCCACACTTCCTAAGgattataattttggtatttttaatgtttggattgtaattttagacttatgtaattatttttatatttttgggagatattgtgattttaacttttatgtgaaattatgttaatcaggtcaaatggATTATTTAGGTCAATTCAATCAATTTACATAAACGAATTGAAACAGGTCGTGCCATGTCgatgtttttaattaattcataacGGGTTGTGTCATGTCAATCCGTTATTTTTAATTGGTTGTGTAAGAGTTTGAAAATCTGACCCATTAAGCTTAATGAGTTGTATTTGGATTGActattatcatataatatatatacacaacttGAGAAGATATGAACAAtatccgttaacacgatttaCCACCTCAAGTGAGAAAATGCAAATATAGATATGTGTGTATGGGAAAGTAAATCTTTGGTTCTTctaaattatgaatttttataaatttacatctCCAATTATCAACAATTTGGCAATTcagattattaatttatataaaaataaataaaacatgataTAGTCTTAGCGATCAAATCATAATCAATTACACAAATTGTATACTATTTTGAAGATGCAAAATGTACTGCCCCTATATATGCATACTTACCTAATttggatttttatatatagcacTATATTTTGGGATTTGTCATGTATatgcataataataataattttgattttatataaatccCTCTATTTGGGAATTTGTTATGtatatgcataatatatatatacatataacacATACGGGTGGCATTTCGTGTTTGCTGATCATGTTCGTGTTGTGTCATGTCAAGTTATAGACATTTGATTATA
This genomic interval from Carya illinoinensis cultivar Pawnee chromosome 2, C.illinoinensisPawnee_v1, whole genome shotgun sequence contains the following:
- the LOC122296594 gene encoding dof zinc finger protein DOF3.4-like, which encodes MSSDSGEHRRQTKATHIPGAPPPEQEQLPCPRCDSTNTKFCYYNNYNFSQPRHFCKSCRRYWTHGGTLRDIPVGGGSRKNAKRSRTVTASTATSQVDPLPASPFLLPLTPNQSSSVQFGGDGKGNVSVCGSFTSLLNTQGPAFLAVGGFGLGLSCPGFEEMGFGLGRGVWPFNGVGDGGGAGVFFGANGGATGMGNAWQFENGDQSGFVGGDCFSWPDLAISTPGNGLK